GGCGGAACCATTAAATTGACCTCGCAGCTCGGCAAGGGAAGCGAATTCCGGTTCACTATCCCCGGTAACCTGCAGCCGGAGCCCGGGGATAGCGCTAAACAATTATTGGGAGGACAATAAAATGAGGGATAACATTCCGGTCCTTTTGGTTGATGACGACCAGGTCGATATCATGACCGTCCAAAGGGCATTCAAGGTCAACAATATAGTCAACCCCCTTAAAATAACGGGAAACGGCCGGGAGGCGCTGGACTACTTGAAGCGGGAGGGAAAATATAAAAATCCCCAAGCCTCTCCCCGTCCCGGCATAATCCTGCTGGACTTAAACATGCCCATTATGAACGGGATTGAATTCCTGAAAATCGCCAAAGCCGACAGCGAATTGAGAAAAATCCCGGTAATAGTACTAACGACCTCTAAAGAAGAAAACGACAGGGTGGAAAGTTTCAATTTGAGCGTGGCGGGATACATCATCAAGCCTGTCGAGTTTGAAAAGTTTGTCGAGGCGGTAAGGGTGCTTAACCTGTACTGGACCCTGAGCGAATTACCGTAACAGGAAGGTGTTTTATGGAATTAGATAAACTGAGGATACTTCTCCTGGACGATGATGAGGTCGACAGGATGGCCATAAGCCGTTATATTCAAAAGGAGGACCTGCCGTATGAAGTAGAGATGGTCACTTCGATATCGGAGGCCCGCCAAAAATTAAGGGACAATGAATATGACCTGGCCTTGCTGGATTATCTGTTGCCTGACGGGAAAGGCCTGGATCTCTTAAAAACGGCGAAGGGGGTCCCCGTGATATTTGTGACCGGAAGCGGCGACGAGAACATAGCAGTGCAGGCTTTGCGAGGCGGAGCATATGATTACCTGATAAAAGACCCGGAAAGGAACTATCTGATAGTGCTGCCGGCGACTATAAACAATGTCATGGAAAGAAAAAAGGCCGAGAGTGCTCTTAAGGAAAGCGAGATCAAACACCGGGTTCTTTTGAATTGCATCAAAACGCCGATACTGGCCCTAAAGGAGGATATCACCATATTCTACTGCAACGATACTTACGCAGAATTCGTAAAACTGTCCATTGAACAGCTGGAGGGCAGGAAATTAATTGAAGTTTTTCCCAGAATTAACGGTTCAGAAACCTATAAAGCCTACCTTGATGTCTTGCAGACCGGCAAGACCATGGTGGTTGAGGGCAAATATGAAAATCGTTATTTGAGCTCCAGCATCTATCGTACTCCCTGGGGGATCCTGGCAGTGGCCGAGGACATAACCGAACGCAAAGCTGCCCAGGAGGCGCTGGTTAAGGCAAATGAGGGACTGGAAAGGCGGGTGGCGGAGAGGACGGTTGAATTGGCCAGGGCCAACGATGAATTGCAAAGAAGCTACAATGATACAATTATTGCCATCACCGCCGCCATGGACGCCAAGGATTCGTATACCAGGGGCCATTCGGAAAGGGTCAGAGATATAGCCATGTGCATTGGCGATAAACTCGGCCTCCCGGCAGAATCTCTTAAAAAACTTTCCTATGCGGCCCTGTTGCACGATATCGGCAAGATAGGGGTCAGCGATCTGCTTCTTACCAAAAAGGGCGGATTGACAAAGGAGGAATATGAGGAGGTCAAGATGCATCCGGTGATTGGCGGAAGGCTGGTCGGTGAGATCGAACTTTTAAAGGACGTTGCCCCGATAATTTCCGCCCACCATGAACATTTTGATGGCAGTGGATATCCGAAGGGGCTGAGAGGCCAGGAGATCCCCATTGAAGCCAGGATAATCGGAGTGGCCGATGCTTATGAATCCATGATATCGGATCGGCCGTATAGGAAGGCATACGAAATGAAGGAGGTGATAAAAAGACTCGACCAAGCCTCCGGGACCCAACTCGATCCGTTGATGGTTGAAAAATTAAAAGAGACCATCTGAGGCGGAAAACAAAAGCGCCCCGTTTTTTACGGGGCGCTTTTCAATAGATTTTTTCCAAGGCTTCTTTATTTAACCAGCCTCCGGCTCCTCCCGGTAGTTGTACCAAGACAAAATCATTTCGTTTATCCTTTATCAGAACTTCGGTGCCGTCGTGCAACAGGAGGATCTGCTTGAATTCATCGCCGGGGCCGCTTAGCGCACTTACCTCGGGAACTACGACTACTGCCGGCAGGGTGTTTTTTTCATTTTGCCAGAGCGAGAAAGAAAGTAAGAGATAAAAGAAAACAAAGCCGGATATAAAGACAAAGATCAGAATCTTGCCCTTGCGGGACAATATATAAAAAGAAATAAAAAGTGATAGCAAACCAAAAGAAACGATGGAAAACCAGAATGATTCACTGTTTGAAAACCAGTGGAATAAAATATACAGATACCGCTCGATGGGGCCCCGGCCAGTGAGAATCTTATCCACCCTGTAGTTTCTGGCATACACCAGGTTATTGTTTATATCGGCATCTCTGGGCTCAAGAAAATATGCCCGGCGATAATTTACGATCGCCTTTCCAATCTGCCCACTCTTGAAATAAGCATTACCAAGATTATAAAACAGATATGGAGAGTTAACCTTATCCAAGGCATTGCTGTACGCCTCGATGGCTGCAGGATAATTGCCAACCCGATAAAGCTCGTTTCCCCGATTGTATGAATCAACCGGTGCAAATCCTAATACAGCCATAATGATCAATTCCATCATAATCTGCTAAACACCTCCTTGGCTTTTTCCAGCATGCCTGGCGGATCCATTTCCGAGGCGGAAGAGGGCGAGAATCGAACCCGGTCGCAAGCGTCCATCAATGCCAAGATATCGGATAAAATATCATCAGGAACGCCATTTCTTGATAATTCTTGGTGTATCTGTTCCTTGGTTCTGGCTCCCATATCCATATTGTAACGATCGCCGATAAAGCCAAAAACGGCTTGCGAAAGGGAGGAGTAGAAATTACTCAAATCGTTAACCTTAAGGCATTTTTCGGAAATTTGCAGCCGTTTTTTAACCAATCCGTTTGATCTGTGTTTGCGAGCATAGCCCCTGTCGGTTGACAGCCGGTCAATATGACCCCGATACCAGAATGCTGATAAGATTGTTGCCGGGAACAGTAAATATAAAAGCCAGGCTAATTTTGGAATTTCGAGAGATGCATTTTTTAAGACGGATGCGTCGGGCTTGATATAGTTGATATCCGTTCCCAATACCTTCAGGCCGGTAGCTTCCACCAGCGGGGTGTTTTGATTACAGCCCGAAACAGAGCATTCAAGCGGCTGGGTCTGGATGGTATGGTAGCTTTTGTCGGCTGGGTCAAAATAAGCCAGCTTTACCGCTGG
This genomic window from Candidatus Edwardsbacteria bacterium RifOxyA12_full_54_48 contains:
- a CDS encoding two-component system response regulator, with translation MRDNIPVLLVDDDQVDIMTVQRAFKVNNIVNPLKITGNGREALDYLKREGKYKNPQASPRPGIILLDLNMPIMNGIEFLKIAKADSELRKIPVIVLTTSKEENDRVESFNLSVAGYIIKPVEFEKFVEAVRVLNLYWTLSELP